CAATGGAGGGGTTATTATCCAAAGGGAGGTGGAGAAGTGCATTTATACGTAAAACCTGTACATGCTCTGAATGCTGTTAGTTTACTTGATCCTGGTGTACCTAATGAAATAGTAGGATGGGCATATGTTGCCGGTGTTGTTCATATTAAGGTATACGTTCGATCTCTTATTCTTTCTATGTAATATCAGCCACattattgtaattgaaatattcATCTTTTTCAGGAAGCTCATAAAATAGCGAACGACGTGAAGGATGTTCTAACAGAAGGTTTTAATAAACACAATGTTCCCATTCCaccaattaatatagaatgtTATAAGGAGGATAGATCTGTAGCTTTTGGAAATGGATCTGGCATCAAGTGAGATTGAGAAtgttctaaaaaaaaatgacaATTCTACGAATTTCAATTGAATAATCGAGCATAATTGATATTAGTGTAGTGTGCAATAGCACTAGTCAGTGTGTCTATGGTGGTTCGGGGTTGGGTTCTGGTCGTCAAGAGCAAACTGCGCCAGGTGTCCAGGCAGCTACCGAAATCTTAAATGCTATTTTAACAGGGTCTTGTGTCGACGAACATCTGCAAGATCAGGTAGTTTTTTCTATAATAGAATAAAGTCTTTAATCACAAATATAATCGAACGTTTTTAATATTTGTGAATTTCAGTTAATAATTCTGATGGCTTTGGCAAGAGGTACCTCGAAAATTAAACTCGGAAGTCAAAAATTGACTTGCCACACCGAGACTGCTATAAAAGTGGCAGAAATGatgttaaaaaattacaatctTCATTTTGAATTGAATGAGGAAGAAGTTGGAGATACCGTTTCTTCTGTTTTAGTGTGTGAAGGTTGCAATTATAAACCTTTAACAACATAATAGACAACGACTGTAtagcggaccctacacggtcaatcggaatgacagtcacgtcgaagattgacattcggattgatcgtgaaagattaatactgacggactgatgaaatggactgacggATTTCCAGATATTCGGAAATATTCCTTCGTGATTGAAGTAAGGATTGACAgtctgactgttcaatcagactgtcattcctgattgaccgtgtagggtccgcttaTGTTTTATGTAATCATGGAATTGTAGTCTGTTTTTCTGAAAAAGAATTCTAATGTAAGGAATTACGTACAATGAGATTCAAAAGCGTTTGTCATCTCGTTTATACTGTTTTTCAACGAATAAACGGTAGTTTGAAATTGTGTAATACGAATATCGTTTTATTCTATTGTTCGAAGTTTCTGCTTTTAATATTAAGCAACCGTACCAGGATCTTTGGTGAAGCTTAAATGAAACTTAAATGAATAATTTACGCTTCCGATTTTCTATAGTTTTATAATACaatgaagaaatacattttataaAAACTTATTTTTGTTAACATATTgattaaataaaattcattcCTGTTTC
This genomic stretch from Lasioglossum baleicum chromosome 4, iyLasBale1, whole genome shotgun sequence harbors:
- the Rtca gene encoding RNA 3'-terminal phosphate cyclase, producing MNVVISRIFELSNLQFHSKALGKQAAFKCQRRLRVITRGFPCIFDHNIHIMTSPVHIDGSLGEGGGQVLRIALCLSALYKIPVKIDNIRAGRPKPGLAAQHLKGVELLKSMCNAEVQGAHIGSTYIEFKPNQLNSDRKHTFVVDTGTAGCICLLAQVALPCALFFPREDVVTLILKGGTNVPMGPHIEYLTEVLRPLLNKFGADFDFRVVRRGYYPKGGGEVHLYVKPVHALNAVSLLDPGVPNEIVGWAYVAGVVHIKEAHKIANDVKDVLTEGFNKHNVPIPPINIECYKEDRSVAFGNGSGINVVCNSTSQCVYGGSGLGSGRQEQTAPGVQAATEILNAILTGSCVDEHLQDQLIILMALARGTSKIKLGSQKLTCHTETAIKVAEMMLKNYNLHFELNEEEVGDTVSSVLVCEGCNYKPLTT